CATACTGCAGAGAAAAGTGTGTCAGCCATATCCTGTAAAAGTTGTTGTGAGCAATGACAGATTTGACAGCTATAGATATTATTTCTGCCTTGTTGTGTGAACTACATCTATATTTCCAGACCTATCTGTTTGTTATTGACACATTATCCCAAAAAtacaactgcatttttttatttcctcactACAGATGGTGAGCATTGTCATGGATTACCTAGAGAAATATAACACACAAGCATTCTACAGGGTGCAGAGCATACTGTGTAGGCATGTatggattactgaacaggcCCCTGGGCCAGAGCTTCTTCTGTATGAAGTGACTATAAACATGAATTGAAGTCATAGAGCTCAgtaaaaaagacacacaatgacaacacagagatgcaaaacaaacGCCTAGAGAggcaaaacaactacaaagggATGCAGAACAACTACACAGACATGGAAAATGACCACGAAGAGACAAAAATCAACCAggaagacacaaaatgaccaacaaagtcacaaagtaattatatgaataaaataaaaatttgagtGTGAGGTGGAAGGAGCTGTAAACAGACATTCCAGTAGGTGGCAGTAACACTGTCTGAACAACAACAGTTTGCAAAATGTAAAAGAAGACTGTGAGCCAGAGAAACCGGAAACGTCAACCGAGTGACTGCGAAGTAGACTACGTTATATCTTCACTTTATAACATGATGGATTGCTGATTTAAAGGAGGAAGCAGTCTTATAACGTCGTCAAAGAGCAAACTGCGAATATGACAAATGGTAGGTCTGCTGTGTCGTGAAACTAGCAAAGAAGAGTCAGCAGCGGAACAGGTCATGTAAGTTAGGCTACTTCTGGGGAAGAAGGCTAAAGCTAGGTTAGCTGTAGACGTGGCCCTGGGCAGTACTGACAGTCTGTTAGCACCAAAACTGACACCTCTTTACTTATTTTAGCTGTTTTGCATCGTGTCTTTGTTACAGTTGCAGACTCATGGCACAGTTAGTCATCCTTAGCGAAAAGCTCTGGTCTTCAAACCACCCAGTGCAGGAAACATAGTATTTTTGTCTAGCTACAAAGCAGCTTGCTAACTAGCATTGATTCAGGTATCTGGCTAATGCTTAAAAACCCACATCGTTAGCTGGACCACAGTAATAGTCGAACAAGACCAGAAACAAAACGGTAAACATTTAACTCATCTTAGTTCTTGACTTGGGGACACGAACGACTCTGCAACTACAACTTAGCAGAGTCAACAACACAGCTTGTGCATGTAGGGTAAAGGGAAAATCCAGATCAAGACAAAGTGTATGTGTTACTGTTTGAATGGTTTTAAGTAGAAGATCTTACGATGATCTGTAACCACATCCTTGTACATTCACCACGTGTTGTTATAGTTTCTTGTAGTAGTTGCTCTATTTTCACAGGTTatacagcagtgtttgtttctaCATGATAAAATTGACAAATTAAAACTAGCATGTGTCGTACCACTTAAAGAGTGACTGAATGCTGTATTTTTCACCGCTGACATTTGGCAGGATGGTTTTAGACTCACAGATCCTTGGATTGTGTGGACCAGTGCATGCAAACTCTTCCATATTTACATAATCAAgagaaatctgtttttgtgAATATAACTCAGCGAATATGTTTTGTTGTGTACTGCATAAATAAGTTGAGTAAACAAGTCAATCAGCTAACTGGCATGTAAGGCAGACTGTGTGATATTATCCTCCCCTCTTCCACAGTGTACTCTTTCGATGGCATCCTGGTGTTTGGGCTGCTGTTCATCTGCACTTGTGCATACCTAAAAAAGGTGCCTCGCCTCAACAGTTGGCTGCTGTCAGAGAAGAAAGGGGTGTGGGGGGTCTTCTACAAAGGTATAATGTATAATGAATTAACAATATGCTGATTCACCAAACACCTATACAAAATGTCCCTGTAGAGTAGATGTCACAAATCCAAGAATTAAATTTGGTGTTGGCAGAATATAATGTAATTACACTTTGCAGCCACTTCAAAAGTTAATCCTTACAGTTGTATGTGGACGTTTGAGCAAATTAGACTACATGGATCAGGAAAATGATATATTgtatttttgaagtgaaaatacactccctgcagcaaacaggcATTGAAAATGAGCCTTTTTGCCAAATGAACTGTTTCTTGTTATTTAATGagcttaaaaaataataataaactgtgATTGTGGCACCCTACTGGGCCAGCACTTTATAGCCCCCCCCAAAACCCCAGCACATTACATAATATGCCCAGGGGTGCCCCAATGTTTGCATGCAACTGTAATATTAGCAGCTTGGAGCTTTGTGCCATGCTAACACATTTTGGTGTTGTTGACTCTGTACTCAAGCACATTggaaatttaaatgaaacagtgaCTACAAGTGGGGTTGGGAGAAATAAACCATAAGACAACTGGATTTGTCACCTATCAAATATCTTATTATACAGTTCATACTGTGGATGTTATTAAACATTTCTGGTTGTCTAATGCCATTTTAGACAATTTTGCAAATCAGTGACAAGGACAGCTTTATTGTACCATTAAACTAGCAGACTCTTCTAACACTGTAATGaagttcctttgtttttcagctaTTCAATTTACTGGTTTCATAATtgaatttccagaaaatgtACTACTGTCACAATGGCTATATTGATATTTCAGTATAATTGTATTTACATATATCACCCCCAGTATGAGCATGTGCATACACTTTGGGTGAAGAGTGTTGAACTCGTAGCCAACCATAAATGATTTAACATAAGCCTAAATGAAGTTATTCTATTCAGTTGGCAGTCAGCGACCAGTGATCGTCCTGCTGGCCCTGTCCTGCAACTGTCCTCACTTCTTGCTTGTTCAGAGGACTTTTGTCTTTAGTCTGTGTTCAGCAAGTTAAACACCATCTCAGCTGAGTTCATGTCAGGTGACTTTGATTGTGAAGAACATTTGACACAGTTtgtccatgaaaaaaaacacctgggTTGTTTGGGCTGTATATTTGTGTACACCTAAACCTTGGGTTGGGGTGTGGGAGAGTACCTCAATGATACACATCCGTTTACAATGTTTGCTGTGCTTTCCTTGTTCTGTATGTTTGTAATTTACCTgcagtttttttcagtcatcCTCTTGatcctctgtttcttctcttaGCTGCAGTAATTGGGACGCGGCTCCACATTGCTGTGGCGATTTCCTGTCTGGCCATGGCCTTCTACATTGTCTTCTTGAAATGATAGAGTCAGACTGGACTGGAAAGGACTGGACAGGTGCAGGATGGGGATGGACTCATCTCTGTGGTCACGTGCTAATCCTTGTTGCGGGACACTTCTAGGATTAAGTGACCAATGAAACCCCATTGCCCCGTGGACCCATGTGAAAAATATAGATGGGTGTGCCACCTTCTGATGACTGGGTACATACCTCCTCCTTGAATAATGTGTGTGCACTACAGACCTGAAGGACATCCTGAATCAACTCCACGGTTAATTACAGAAGAGAGAGCCTGTTTGGTCACATGGTATCGTCCTGTTGTTGGATAACGTTGTTGTTGTCTCCATCCACACCCCATAATTATTTATATTGAAGGATGCAGGATCAAATGGCAGTGTGTGCATTATACCTTATACCTGTACACAACCTGAATTTAGCCTAGCTGTatatatttagaaaaaataTGACCAGTAGAGATTTTGCCAGAGGTAATGATCAATTCCGCTTGTTCCCAGCtatgctgtttttgttctgtatCACTTCTTCTGTCAAGGGTGGAGGGGAAGATAAACAAAGATAATATATAAAGATGTTCTTGTATACactatatttgactttttttggatatCTTAACTTTTCTTAACAGTGCTATTTGGCATCTCCTACTTTCTCTGTttgaaatacacattttacactGGTGTATGTTGTATTTACGTTGACATCTTATACTAGATAACATGTTTTGAATGTTATAAATAGTTACAACATGGACTTTAAGTCTTTTAGGATTCAAAGTTCTGTCACAGTTGTAGAGTGTCGCAGAGACAATAGTAACTAAAAAGGCATATCTCAACATGTGAAAATTGGATAGCTATATTAGACTTGCCTGAAGATTTAAATGCAGTGCTAAATAGGGACGGTGCTTCTCATGCCACCAACTGCATACTGTTACTCTGAGTTTAATTTTGCCaccttattttttattactgaaaGAATAAATTGTTTTGGGAGGGGATGCAATGCAATTTTGAGTAAAACCTTGATCTGAcaatttctgtgtttgttgtctttatAAAACAAATGTTACTTTTCAAGTGACATACAGTGCCTATACAATACATTCACCCATATCATTATCCTTatcctttttacttttttcatcttttgttgaTTCACAACTTTGAAGttgatttaatttcttttttttagcacCAATCAAAAGaatacacaaaaaagaaaagcatccTCCAAATGAAGAACAAATCTGaaatcattttcttctttgtaaaCCTGCTGAAGCTCTGTCAGCTCACAGTAGACCTGAGTGAGCAACAGTTTTTGAGTTTGCCacaaactgaattgaattgaggtcttgactttgacctctgacctcagacATTAACATAGTTCTTATTATAGACACCCATGTGCAGCTCTGACTTCATGTCTGCCATTGTTATCTTGTAAAATAAAGCATCTCGTCAGGTTTTCCTCCTAGATGTGTCTATATTTTTTCTGCAGTCATTCTCCCCTCACAAGCCCTTCAGGGCCTGCATCAGAAAAATCCCAGAGAAagccccacagcatgatgctccccccccccaccatgcATCAAGGTGGGCATTATGTATTTCTGCTGATGTGTTGGACTTCCCCCAAACACAGCATTTGGCATAAAGGTCAAAAATATTATTCTGTTCCCATCAGGCCATGAaactttcttctctgttttttttttcagtccccCACCTGCTTTCTATCGAAGAGACCAGATGCCATCCATGTTATTTTCCATCACACTGTGACTGGTGAAGTCAAGGCATCAGTATTCATACACAAGTCTCCCATCTCACCCAGTGAACCCTGTGCCTCCTTCACACATGTTGTAAACCTTTTGGTTGCTTCTGCCACTAGTGCTCTTCTTAGAAACATTCTCAGTTTTGGAAAACAACCTACTCTCAGCAGATTTACAACAATGCCATATTTCCATTGTTGTGACTACTTACAATTCAGAACTTTATTGCCTTTATTGTCAGTacaaaattcagattcagaaaactttatttgtcTGCAGGGAGCAATTTAAGATTGTCTTGTATCCACTTCCAGACTGGTTtctttcagtgtcagtgtcagtgtttagGGCAGgcctttttttaatgcagacattttgacttgtcatagtaggaaaagcgcaggtgtttttaacagtttctCCATTCTATTTAAATGCACCAATCGACCATGGCAGTATGACAGCATGCACAACACCAGgatcctgaaactgaagcagctaagtGGAACTGAGCCATCattgttattaattacaccatagcttttcctactgtgataTGTCAAAACTtcttccatgaaaaaaaaatggctatttgaaatgttttatttttctcattttgttattttacaaaTTGAGTAATTAGCTATTGGACCTTCCAGTGTAATGAGCTTACAGTAACTTGTCACACCTTGATTACTCACAGGTGATTTCCATGCAACTAATAATGCATCTGATATGAACAAGAATTGGCACTAGCGACGTTTAGGTGTGTGCCATAACAAATGGGCGAGCACTGCTCTTGAGCAATCGGTTATAATTATTACTGTACGTTTTAAagaaaatttttagactttgaCATTAAAAAGTCTCATCTGTTGgtcattatgaaaaaaaaaatcgtgaTTACATAGTTGTACCTGGGGTACACGTGCAGGTAAAAGGTGATTCCCACTCCCGTCCGCATTAGGGACGGGGCATCCCCAAGTGTCCCAACAACAGTGACTCAACTCTCGCGAGAGTGCCCAGAGCGCGCAGGGACGTGCGCGTTCACGTTTCCTCGCGCCAGGCACAGCGAGAACAGAACAGGGCGAAAAATCCAGCGAAAGCTAGTCCAGACAGAGCTTCCTGACCCGAGCGCGTTTTGTGGAGGAAGTTGCCTCCAAACGCCCCGACGTGCACGGATAGGTCGggaattttttgttttgcacaacTGCACCGAATTTGCACGACTAGGCGGCCGAAGTTTTGTGTAATTCGGGACCGTCTCCGTTTAGAGTTGCAGTGGGGAGCAGCAGTAAGCGCACCTCGTCGTGCCAcacggggaggagagagggcagAAGTTTCCGCTGGCTTGTTTTGTCACTGCGGGGCTGGTAAATCCGCAGGAATGTCGCAGAAGGAGAGACCCACATTCTACCGACAGGAGCTCAACAAAACCCTGTGGGAGGTCCCGGAGCGGTACCAGAACTTATCTCCCGTCGGCTCCGGCGCTTACGGATCCGTATGGTAAGCAGTTGTTGCAGAGTACTACCGAGAGCACAAGCAGCCCGATTGCACAACAGTGAAACGGGTTCCCACCACCCACAGAGGCCCGTCAGGAGCTGCCTCCCCACGGGCTGCTTATCCGACCGTAAGGGGTGCCGGTGATTAAGGGGAAAATATTACTTGTGCCTTATTTGTTTACGTTTTCATACTTTGGCTGTCACGAATCGAGGGCACACTGTGCACGCTTCGGGGTGGCTCGCATTTCTTCGGCGGGCGGGTAgggattatttttgtttttgtgcacatttttttttcggctTTGCTGTCTTACTCTTGTCCTGTAAACACTTGTATGCACCGCCAGTTTCCAGGAAACACGCTGACACCTCCCGAAGCAAGTTTAACTCCATCCCCAGAGTTAAATGTGCAGAacaacagattttatttatcagtttctCTTTTGAGGAAGACTGATGAGTGGCATGTCCATGCCTGCATCATCAGCCAAAGTGGTGCCTCCTCACGAGATATGATCAGTGCTCGTGACACACAGAGGGCTCACTAACACCAGGTGAAACAATCGCCTTCCACTGGAATAGTATTGTAGTCCTGCACGTACAACCTGGCACTTTACACATCCGCACATTGCATGCATTATGCATTTTCCATTTGGGTGCAGCCTTGCAGAGTACCAGAAGGTCACGTGGTTTTCAGAAAGTAGGCCCCCCTCGTGCATAGTGAGAGCTTTCTATAGGAGCCTGTCCACCGACGACGATGATGACTCTAGAATGATGTCACCCTTTCTCCCGTTGTGGTACACCCATGACTCACTGTCCCGAGGTTAGGAAGTGGCCTCAGCTGAGGCTCCTTTTAGTCATCACAAAGTCACGGATGGCATCGTACCGTAATTATAACTTCACTGTTAATTTTGGCCCCTACTTCCACACCTTCAgctgctgtgcatgtgtggctTATTTTGCACTTACTAGTGGTGAATAAAGGGTAAAGCATGGCTTCGTTTGGTACTTACGACAATCACTGGAAAAGCAGATAAATACAGTCTCTTCATAATAGGAAATGTATCCTGTGTCCTGTTCTAATAATGTGTGCGAGGCCCAGAAGTGTGCTTCAGAATCAAAACGGTGTGTTTATCTTCTCTTAAATAAGTTGTCTCTCATTATTAACTCTATGCCTGGCCTTGATGCTCCAGAGGTTGCAGAACAAAGGCTGGCTGCGttgttctttctctgctctgaagTTTCCTTTGAGGaaattcctctgtgttttcctttgtatTTGACTATATCCCCAACCAGCTTATCTCCTGGAAACATGGTCACAAAGCGTTGTGGATGCTGTAGCTTACGATATATTCTGGTGGGAACCAAACAGAAGGGTGTCATTAAAACCCTTCAGAAGCTATCTGTAAAGTATAAATAACCATGCAGCACCTACTCCAGCATATCACGGCTGTTGGTCAGCTGGGCGCACGCTCTCGGCTGCTCAGCTGGCTGAgtctttgttgttgctgctgccacGATGCTCCTCAGATTCTCAGCTTAAATTCTTCCCAGTGTTTAAATATGGAAAGCATGTACTATGTgaattttttaaagattttcctCAGATAGAGGACGAAAAATATGCTACAACTCTCTTATTTTTgacctttgttctgttttttaaatgtcagacttGGAGGAGATCCAGCATTAGTGTGTGGAAAGAAAGAGTTTACAGTGGATGCTGCTGGTGGGGATTACAGTATGGACTGTGTGCTGAGTAACCAGCGGCAACAGCATGGGTAGtattgttttcatcttgtgagtctgtgggtgcatgtgtttgtgagtgtctgTCATAGGCCACTTTTTGGGGACAAATTTCAGACTAAAGACCAGTTAACTGGAGGACAGCTTGTTCAACTGGAAGCACAAGCTGTGCCCCCAATTAGTGCAAAGCTGATTTGTGGGCCAGTGGTTAAGGGTTGGGGTCAGGCTAGTAGTGGTTAAGGTTACAGTAAGTCTCCAAGAAATTAGTTCAAGTCTAAATAATGTCCCTGAAAGTGACCTCAAtcaacaaatgtgtgtgtgtcatcaaggcaaaatgtggtcctagAGACGCCTACTGTAGCAGGGAACTCCCccagaggtggttttgagtactttggaaggtgtttatatgtctttctgtctgtggacagattttgacACTGCAGCCGTGCAAGATCCAGTCAGAAAACTTTACGGGTGTGTagctgagatcaaaatgaaggcaaaCTTGAGGATTGGAAGTAGGTGAGTGGCCACTGCCCTCCCCCATGCCCCTATCCCACATTGATTTTAAATCACAGATCATTGTATGCCCGTTTGAATCTTTCCTGTCCACTCATTTTTAAGACACGAGGTTAAACTCCAGACCACCCCGCGATGGTGTTGCACAGTTAGACATATTGAATAAATCTTGCGCAGTTCAGTTGTTTTGCCAAACTCATTTCTCACATGTTCCATTGCACCACACACAGTGATTTAGTGTCTCTGCTGGTGTGATCCCACACCAAGATGGGCTTTAGTTTAGTTGAGATTTCTCAAGTGAGCAAAAGCAAGCGTGAAACCCATGTAGGCCCACATGACATGTATGTGTATTAAATCAATAGTTCAGTTTAAACTTGATGCAGGAAAATGATAGAACCATAGCCATATGGCTAAAAAAAGCTCTATCTAAATATTTTAGGCTTTGATGAAATCTTAACAAGGAATCACCAGCCTTTGATGAGATAGACACAGACCAGTTAAAACATTTGTTGCCAAACATTGTGAAGCTttttaatatacattttaaaGCAGGTTTTAGATAAGATTATAGTTATAAAACAAATTTTGCGTGAACGTCATGGTTGCATTGCACTACAACAACATACCTTTCTTTATAGACAACATAGAAATCATCAAAAGCAGTTATTGATTTGAACACAGAACTCATGTAGGGACATGATATGTTCCTGCTTTCTCTCCTACACTCATGTAATTTCTTGTGTTTCGTGTGTTCCCTCATTCTCTAGATACAATGACGTTTAAAACTGCTATTGATTTTTTTAGGCAGCagtttttttgcaaatttagaACACATAAAGTTCTCTGTGCACAGCCCCAGCTTAAGGCACTGTGGTAAAAACAGGTGCTgtgcttatctgctttgtttaCTTAACTTTCTCTTACTtgaatatgagttttttttggtgttcctcaagtttttattttgcaaactttcctttttttagaGCTAGGTCTGAGGTCTCCTTCAGTGGTTTCAGCACCCAGCATCGTGAGCATTTCCTCACCAGTTAGTCTCAGCTTTGAAGCTTTGTTCTTAGCCTTGTGCCTACATGTCCTGTAGCCTTTTTATATGTTGTCTTTAGAAACCATATGCAGGTTTACATATTTTGCTGATTAAGGAACAATTGCACAATGTCTCTGATCTGGTGAGAAGGTGCAATATTGTGGCAGGCTCTGACTGACGCAGTTGGTTTTAACCTCAGAGAAATGTGCACTGACTTGTCAGCTCTCCAAACAAACAGGTGGCTTAAGCTTGAAACCATCAATTTTACATGACTTAAGCTCCAGTATTCAGTCATGTGAAGTACATGACTCTGATGCATCTGTGATGTCAGAAGAGTAAAACCATTCATTTTGGTATAAAGTTATACCAAAATGTCTTGGCACGCAGACATAGTGGTCACTGTGGTACTTAAAAAGAGAGAACTTTTGGTTTTGGTGaccaaaacatgacttttctCTTGGGATCCTGCTTTTTGACATGAAACATAGAACTCGGCTgattttattggccgatttaaGGTAAGGTATTTGGACGTGGCCAAGCTGAACAATCAGGGGAGAACTGTATTGGTAAGGGGGGTGACCAAGAACCTGATGGTCATACAAAAGTTTATGGTTTTGTTAAGTTAGAAAAGTCAGAGCGTACGTAACTTTTTGTCACTTAATTTCAAAGATCAAGTGGACACTGCATTAAAAGACTTACCAGACCTGATTGTCAAACTGCTGAGCATTACTGCCAAGACCACATGGTCCTGGGAACCAGTTTATCATGGAGATGGAGGCGGGATGGCTGAGAGGTTTACTTTAAACAGTCgctctgacagcagagcagatggGAAAATCAGTGTGTTTATATTCCCTGTAATAATTATGATTACAGATAGAGTATGAAAATACTGAGATTATTGCTTCTACCATGTAAACACTTCAACCAGGTTATCTTACTTGCACTGGGGTCATAATCATAGTAAGCATGGTTGTTTCATCAGAGCTCGATTATTAAATCAATATGCCTGCAATATGTATGCTGAAAAGACCCATTTACCATCTAACATTAATGAGTGAGTGGCACAGATGAAATGAGATCATGCCAGAAGCATCACTGTGCTTGAGGACATTGTGTGCAAAGCAAAATGTTTACTGTTGAAGATTTAGATCTCACAGAGTGCATCATCATGAAGTGTGACCAGCTACAGGAAAGCGAGACAATGACAGGGAATGTGGAACTGATCACTGCCTCGTCTCACCATTAATCATTTTAACACGCATGCAGATATTGGCTTGTATTCTCTCCCTGTAGTGCTGCTCTGCAACATCTGTTGGGTGTATGCTCGTAGTATCGTGCTGACTTTGACATCAAATTTAATAGTGACGAGAACAACGATGActaaatggatttttaaaaaaatggtggTCACTGAGTTGTTTCGAAAGTTACTCATCAGTTTGCAGATAAGTTAGAGGCTCATGTTAACGCTTCTGTAACTTACATTTACTCAGAATGAATCCACAGgagttgcagtgtgtgtgtgtgtgtgtgttttatatatgTTCATCAGTGTAAATGTACCCACATGTCAGAGTCTGATGATGAATTTTATGCATGTCGTATGTGCAGATATGACATTTATGCACCTGTTAATCTCAACTAAAAGCTGCACAAGAAGTTCATCACAGCTTTGGTGACTCTGATTATTTATCAAAGATTGGCTAGTTGATGACAATTTTATGCAATAGCCTTTTTTCCAATCCGCTCTTTAACATCTCGTGAACCTTGTTTCTGAATTAAAGTGAATTGATGGCCAGAGGAAGGAGATGACACTACattactactgctgctgctactactacaCTACATGCATCTCAACAAGTCATTTACAGTACACATTTGCCTGTGCTCGCACTGTCTGTTTGGCAACATACTGCTGATGATCACTACTTCCCCATCATGCCAGCCTCAAAATGCTGCTCCTTTTACAGCCCACATTTTTTATGGCCGTTTGTTATTGCACTTCCATTTATTACAGACTAATTAGGTGGTGTATGCTTAGAGCCGTCTTGTTTGTCCTGTAGATTACCAGCAGCTTTAAAgacagtgtgcatgtgtctttgttttgtcatttagtTTTGGTTATAGTCTGTGTGTACTGAGTCTGGGTTTTCCCTCACAAGTGTATAAAAGTTGTTCTGCAAGCCAGGAACACTGGCAGTACACTGGGTGTGGGAGATTATCTCTTacttactggaaaaaaaactctctgctTATCTCAGTGTTCTTATTATTGGATGTGTGGCACTCAGGACCATGACTTTATCGCAAACACAGCAttatttttaaagctgctgttggtGGAATTGTGCACTAAAACACTGGAACTCCAAGTCGTACGTTGAAAAGGTCAACAGTTCGTATCTCTCAATCAGTTTGTGAAATATGTCCAGAGGAAATGGTTCTCATCTCCTCCCGTAACAAGTAGTGTTGACATAGCCTTGGACTAAACTCAGACTGGGTCAGTAGTTCAGGTAGCTTTTCGTGGCTTGCTTCTTTGCATAAAGAACTGCTCCCTGCTGTTCCTgctttggatttgttttgtgaATGACTCAGTTTGTAAAAGAAGtttgatgaaaaagaaacaaaacccCTCATTTCAAAGTTTACACCACCCCTCACTcttcacccacccacccacaagGTTAGACCACAGTGAGAGGAAATAATACTCTTCTGCACAAAACTGAGCACAGATCACAtatagttgttttttcttttttaagagtgattttgcaATCATCCATTTGCGATGCGGCTTAAGTGATTGACCTGGAAGGAATGTGGTTTATTGTAAATGGGTTGTGTTCCCTCGCAGCACAGGAAATGCAGCAATGTCACACTTCTTGGGGAGGCAAGGCCCATCTgcctctctatctttctctgcCGCCCTctcagtgtctttgtgtctgttggtgtcttgattttttttttttgtgtgactgtgtgtgtcctggaaaaagcatgtttgttttctatcCTTAGACCATGTTCTGCAGTTTTTAGTAACCCTGTTCCCTTGAGGCTTATTTTACAGCAATACAACAGGAGCTCAGCTTTTATGTTACTCTTTCTTTGGCTATGTTCTTTTTGCCACacctatttttttcttcttttacactGGCTCTATAGTTACAGGTATTCTGCTCCACTGTTATGAAGAAATGAGTAAAATAAAGAATGAAGGGATGAAtgagaatcaaagcaaacacagccATGCACATTCATGTGGACAACTCTCTCAAATCACGGGGCAGGGGCTGGTTTTGATTGAGGTTAACTTGAATATGGtgcacatgcatttttttcatgtgtttgttcctgtttcAGTATGTTGTAATACCTCAGTTGTTATGTCTTCATTGTTCATAAAAACACTAACACTAATGTTTTGATGGATTGC
This region of Toxotes jaculatrix isolate fToxJac2 chromosome 3, fToxJac2.pri, whole genome shotgun sequence genomic DNA includes:
- the tmem167b gene encoding protein kish-B, whose translation is MTNVYSFDGILVFGLLFICTCAYLKKVPRLNSWLLSEKKGVWGVFYKAAVIGTRLHIAVAISCLAMAFYIVFLK